The Propionibacterium freudenreichii subsp. freudenreichii genome contains a region encoding:
- a CDS encoding MFS transporter, with amino-acid sequence MTTPGIRQRVVGGLSRDVLVLGLIAFFVAVGFGVLVPVLPTFAASFGATDFLVGMVVSMFAATRLATSPFCGWILDKIGGRLTLAVGIFIVAASSWLMGEAGDFWWLLGWRAAGGIGSAMFTVSAMTLLLASVPPDMRGRATGFYQSGFLIGGMAGPALGGLLTRISLVAPFRFYAITLAIAGLIGLTMLSSATTHADRPAHARATPRPLRQVLADTRFQAACVANFAQGWNSMGVRNSLIPLVIVATLGLTPTWTGIVFAVSAVVQVIVLHPIGHFVDTVGRRPALLAGGVVMAASIAAVPLSGSIWIVMALMCVYAVGAAAMSTAPAASVGDATGGVHGGTPVAIFSMSSDVGAIIGPLAAGAISDVAGRPLAFAVGAVFLALSSLVALRMPGGRPDHSAGSVASADPDALLSED; translated from the coding sequence GTGACCACCCCCGGCATTCGTCAGCGCGTCGTGGGCGGACTGTCGCGGGACGTGCTGGTGCTCGGCCTGATCGCCTTCTTCGTGGCGGTCGGCTTCGGCGTGCTGGTGCCCGTGCTGCCCACCTTCGCCGCATCCTTCGGCGCCACCGACTTCCTGGTGGGCATGGTGGTCTCGATGTTCGCCGCCACCAGGCTTGCCACCAGCCCCTTCTGCGGCTGGATCCTGGACAAGATCGGCGGACGCCTCACCCTGGCCGTCGGCATCTTCATCGTCGCGGCATCCAGCTGGCTGATGGGCGAGGCCGGCGACTTCTGGTGGCTGCTCGGCTGGCGGGCCGCCGGCGGCATCGGCTCGGCCATGTTCACCGTGTCGGCCATGACCCTGCTGTTGGCGTCCGTGCCGCCCGACATGCGTGGACGCGCCACCGGCTTCTACCAGAGCGGCTTCCTCATCGGCGGCATGGCCGGCCCCGCACTCGGCGGCCTGCTCACCCGCATCTCGCTGGTCGCGCCGTTCCGCTTCTACGCCATCACCCTGGCCATTGCCGGGCTGATCGGCCTCACGATGCTGTCGAGCGCCACCACCCACGCCGATCGTCCTGCCCACGCGCGCGCCACCCCGCGTCCGCTGCGCCAGGTGCTCGCCGACACCCGCTTCCAGGCCGCGTGTGTGGCCAACTTCGCCCAGGGCTGGAACTCGATGGGGGTGCGCAATTCACTGATTCCCCTTGTCATCGTCGCAACGCTCGGCCTCACCCCCACCTGGACGGGCATCGTGTTCGCGGTGTCGGCGGTGGTGCAGGTGATCGTGCTGCACCCCATCGGCCACTTCGTCGACACGGTGGGACGCCGCCCCGCACTGCTGGCCGGTGGCGTCGTGATGGCCGCCTCGATCGCCGCGGTGCCCCTGTCGGGGTCGATCTGGATCGTCATGGCCCTGATGTGCGTCTACGCGGTGGGCGCGGCGGCCATGAGCACTGCCCCGGCTGCCTCCGTCGGCGACGCCACCGGCGGTGTGCACGGCGGCACGCCCGTGGCGATCTTCTCGATGAGCAGCGACGTGGGTGCCATCATCGGTCCGCTGGCCGCCGGCGCGATCTCGGATGTGGCCGGACGACCCCTGGCCTTCGCCGTGGGCGCCGTCTTCCTGGCCCTCAGCTCGTTGGTCGCGCTGCGGATGCCCGGCGGACGTCCCGACCACTCCGCAGGATCTGTCGCGTCCGCCGATCCCGACGCCCTGCTGTCCGAGGACTGA
- a CDS encoding leucine-rich repeat domain-containing protein, with the protein MTVLPSQLNAVAAPTDSFATTMPDAALRGCVTTALNLDSTAAPTSDQLATVTSLSCSGKGVADLTGISALPNLGKLFLGNNSLTSLAPLATSTKVSSLDVSSNQLSDITPTANLKALVSVNVANNRLRDLSPLSTLPNLGGLSITSNSQKAVGAPATSGQATAVPTAIDKTGTVFKAEAPSGVTVSGATVTYPIAGTYDWSFKDQSLYFNGTITVTVSAASGVTIPDAGLRGCINDKLALAPDATPTQDQLASITDLSCVNKGVTDLTGISQLGSLKNLTLSTNKISDLTPLTPLTGLESLILTGNSVADVSPLTSLQNLAALTLDRNNVLTLNGLGYLPKLATLSASSQFKNEGRTRLASIAGLDKLTGLTSLAINNTDVSDLTPVTGLSGLTRLSATNSQISSAAPLAALGRLTALDLSGNHISDISPLNKLDMTLNAMRVTGQTLAAPEAKASVATDAPGVTALDGSILVAAPPAGLTVNDAKVTYASPGDYTWTFEEKTPGSYPRTFFSGKITQRATDAPPAVVGVDIPDTNFRTCLAGLLNHSDPAAPISADELAGLTSVICVGKSISNLTGAANLTGATELILSTNSISDVTPLRGLTQLQKLYLPGNKISDPAPLSSLTNLNELLLGQNQVTSISALSPLAGLTTLEISQKYDKNGNTGLTSLDGVQHMSSLKALTANNSRISDLAPLKDLHELSSLYLNNNSVNDLTALSGLTALEKLGLSNNNISSVTPLASLTKLSRIDIGNNHLMDLSPLGSTAIDATFNLNANNQATHLATVPVGLTTSVPQPRDMKGAIVPVTPPAGLTITDGTVTYPKSGTYSFTWTSSTGEGGKSFSGSVDQEVGAAVIGAANVPDAALRSCLASAAGLDATASPTVDQLKALTTVKCASKGITNLTGVENLTAATTIDLSGNTLADVTPLAGLDKLATLNLSHTGLSSLTTVSALPALTALTISGNPITDLSALKAKTGLVLQATDMTGSAPDVKGGVASDVPTAFDATGTSVPLGAPAGATVANGKVTYTAAGSYSWPFTTTGGAFSGTITQKVTSDATDPDANKGAQACVQAGNVCGSWWNATQAFRRAAAPRSSPPAPRR; encoded by the coding sequence ACCACGATGCCTGATGCGGCCCTAAGGGGTTGCGTCACCACGGCGCTGAACCTCGATTCCACCGCCGCTCCAACTTCGGACCAGCTCGCAACCGTGACCAGCCTCAGTTGCTCTGGCAAGGGCGTCGCTGACCTCACCGGTATCTCGGCCCTCCCCAACCTGGGCAAGCTATTTCTGGGCAACAATTCGCTGACCAGCTTGGCCCCACTCGCGACGTCAACCAAGGTCTCCTCACTCGACGTCTCCAGTAATCAGCTTTCCGACATCACCCCGACGGCCAACCTGAAGGCCCTTGTCAGTGTGAACGTGGCGAACAACCGGCTTCGTGATCTTTCCCCGCTGAGCACCCTCCCGAATCTCGGAGGGCTGAGCATCACGTCAAATAGCCAGAAGGCAGTGGGAGCACCCGCCACCTCGGGCCAAGCGACCGCAGTCCCGACGGCCATTGACAAGACCGGCACGGTGTTCAAGGCCGAGGCACCGAGCGGGGTCACGGTGAGCGGCGCGACCGTCACCTACCCGATCGCCGGCACGTACGACTGGTCGTTCAAGGACCAGAGCCTCTACTTCAACGGCACCATCACCGTCACAGTTTCCGCTGCATCGGGCGTGACCATCCCGGACGCCGGGCTGAGAGGGTGCATCAACGACAAGTTGGCCCTGGCCCCGGACGCCACGCCTACTCAAGACCAGCTCGCATCGATCACCGACCTCTCCTGTGTCAACAAGGGAGTCACCGACCTGACCGGCATATCGCAGCTGGGCAGCTTGAAGAACCTCACCCTGTCGACCAACAAGATCTCCGATCTCACGCCCCTGACTCCCCTGACCGGTCTCGAATCACTCATCCTCACCGGTAATTCTGTCGCGGACGTATCGCCGCTGACGAGCCTGCAGAATCTCGCTGCCCTCACGCTCGACCGGAACAACGTCTTGACACTGAACGGGCTGGGATACCTTCCCAAGCTCGCAACCCTTTCAGCATCATCCCAATTCAAGAATGAGGGGAGGACGCGCCTGGCAAGCATTGCAGGCCTCGACAAATTGACCGGGCTCACGAGCCTCGCGATCAACAACACTGACGTATCGGACCTCACCCCGGTGACTGGCCTCTCCGGCCTCACCAGATTGTCCGCAACCAACTCCCAGATCTCGTCTGCGGCACCGCTCGCCGCACTTGGTCGGCTCACGGCCCTTGATCTCAGTGGTAACCACATCTCAGATATTTCGCCCCTGAACAAGCTGGACATGACGTTGAATGCAATGCGCGTCACCGGGCAAACCCTTGCGGCGCCCGAGGCGAAGGCGTCGGTTGCGACGGACGCGCCAGGCGTCACCGCGCTGGACGGAAGCATTCTCGTGGCAGCTCCCCCTGCGGGCCTCACGGTCAACGACGCCAAGGTCACCTACGCCTCTCCGGGCGATTACACCTGGACCTTCGAAGAGAAGACCCCCGGCAGCTATCCGAGGACTTTCTTCAGCGGCAAGATCACCCAGAGGGCAACCGATGCCCCGCCTGCGGTCGTGGGGGTGGACATCCCTGATACGAATTTCCGTACCTGCCTCGCCGGATTGCTCAACCACAGTGATCCCGCGGCACCCATCAGCGCCGATGAACTGGCTGGTCTCACCTCCGTGATCTGCGTCGGGAAATCAATCTCGAACCTCACCGGGGCCGCGAACCTGACCGGAGCAACTGAACTGATCCTGTCCACCAATTCAATCTCCGACGTCACGCCGTTGCGTGGCTTGACCCAGCTGCAGAAACTCTACCTTCCGGGGAACAAGATCTCAGATCCTGCTCCGCTGTCCTCGCTCACGAATCTGAATGAGCTGCTGTTGGGACAGAACCAGGTCACTTCCATCTCGGCGTTGTCCCCGTTGGCCGGACTCACCACGCTGGAAATCAGCCAGAAATACGACAAGAACGGAAACACCGGTCTCACCAGCCTTGACGGCGTGCAGCACATGTCTTCGCTGAAGGCTCTGACGGCCAACAACTCCCGTATCTCGGATCTGGCGCCGTTGAAGGATCTGCACGAACTCAGCTCGCTCTACCTGAACAACAACTCAGTGAATGACCTCACGGCGCTGTCAGGACTGACCGCGCTTGAGAAGCTCGGGTTGAGTAACAACAACATCTCCAGCGTTACGCCACTGGCTTCCCTGACGAAGCTGTCCCGAATCGACATCGGGAATAATCACCTCATGGACCTGAGCCCCCTCGGATCCACGGCGATTGATGCCACGTTCAACCTGAACGCAAACAATCAGGCCACCCACCTTGCCACGGTCCCCGTCGGGCTCACCACGAGTGTTCCGCAACCGCGAGACATGAAGGGCGCAATTGTGCCCGTCACGCCTCCTGCAGGCCTGACGATCACCGATGGCACCGTCACTTACCCAAAGTCGGGCACGTATTCATTCACGTGGACCTCATCCACCGGGGAGGGTGGCAAGTCATTCAGCGGAAGCGTTGACCAAGAGGTGGGTGCTGCAGTCATCGGCGCGGCAAACGTGCCCGACGCGGCACTACGCTCCTGCCTTGCCTCAGCAGCCGGCCTCGACGCCACCGCGTCCCCGACCGTCGACCAGCTCAAGGCACTGACCACCGTGAAGTGCGCGTCCAAGGGAATCACGAACCTGACCGGCGTTGAGAACCTCACCGCCGCCACGACCATCGACCTGTCGGGCAACACCCTGGCCGACGTCACCCCGCTGGCGGGGCTCGACAAGCTTGCCACGCTCAACCTGTCCCACACCGGACTGTCGTCGTTGACCACCGTGTCCGCCCTTCCAGCGCTCACCGCGCTCACCATCAGCGGTAATCCGATCACCGACCTGTCGGCGCTCAAGGCGAAGACCGGCCTGGTCCTGCAGGCCACCGACATGACCGGCAGCGCCCCGGACGTGAAGGGCGGCGTCGCCAGCGACGTGCCCACCGCGTTCGACGCCACCGGCACCTCGGTTCCGCTCGGGGCCCCCGCCGGCGCAACCGTGGCGAACGGCAAGGTGACCTACACCGCTGCGGGCAGTTATTCATGGCCCTTCACCACCACCGGCGGAGCCTTCTCGGGGACGATCACGCAGAAGGTCACCAGCGATGCGACCGACCCCGACGCCAACAAGGGCGCCCAGGCCTGCGTGCAGGCCGGCAATGTGTGTGGGTCGTGGTGGAACGCGACACAGGCCTTCAGAAGGGCGGCTGCGCCACGAAGTTCTCCACCGGCACCGAGGCGCTGA
- a CDS encoding RtcB family protein — protein MTELPVPVPGTTSDTLMWADPTTVEPEALDQLRAISRLPWLAKLRVMPDVHLGKGATVGSVIAMRDAVSPAAVGVDIGCGMVAARTNLTVDDLPDSLHAIRSRLEELVPVGWKSHTGTAPVLSRDEQLKGRFTTLFDRFGQLRAPHIDDRETRALSQSGTLGGGNHFLELQADDTGTVWLMLHSGSRNIGKELADRHITEAKGLDHNLDLPDRDLAVFLAGTPEMDDYLHDLYWAQEYARLNRDIMMRTFKGVITEFFPHATFDHDVNCHHNYVSQECYDGVDLIVTRKGAIFAGSGTLGLIPGSMATGSYVVRGLGNATGLCSASHGAGRRMSRRAARRTFTVDDLAAQTAGVESRKDEGVLDEIPGAYKDIDAVIHDQTTGPSPLVEVVARLRTLLCVKG, from the coding sequence ATGACCGAACTACCCGTGCCCGTGCCGGGCACCACCAGCGACACCCTCATGTGGGCCGATCCCACCACCGTGGAGCCGGAGGCCCTCGACCAGCTGCGCGCGATCTCGCGCCTGCCCTGGCTGGCGAAGCTGCGCGTGATGCCCGACGTGCACCTGGGCAAGGGCGCCACCGTCGGCAGCGTGATCGCCATGCGCGACGCGGTCTCGCCGGCGGCGGTGGGCGTCGACATCGGCTGCGGCATGGTTGCCGCACGCACCAACCTGACGGTGGACGACCTGCCCGACAGCCTGCATGCGATCCGCTCCCGCCTCGAGGAGCTCGTGCCGGTGGGATGGAAGAGCCACACCGGCACTGCCCCGGTGCTGAGCCGCGACGAACAGCTCAAGGGGCGATTCACCACCCTGTTCGACCGCTTCGGACAGCTGCGCGCGCCCCACATCGACGACCGCGAGACCCGGGCGCTGTCGCAGTCGGGCACGCTGGGCGGCGGCAACCACTTCCTGGAGCTGCAGGCCGACGACACCGGCACCGTATGGCTCATGCTGCACTCGGGATCGCGCAACATCGGCAAGGAACTGGCCGACCGCCACATCACCGAGGCCAAGGGGCTCGACCACAACCTCGACCTGCCCGACCGCGACCTGGCCGTCTTCCTGGCCGGCACCCCCGAAATGGACGACTACCTCCACGACCTCTACTGGGCGCAGGAATATGCGCGCCTGAACCGCGACATCATGATGCGCACCTTCAAGGGCGTCATCACCGAGTTCTTCCCGCACGCCACCTTCGACCACGACGTCAACTGCCACCACAACTACGTGTCGCAGGAGTGCTACGACGGCGTCGACCTGATCGTCACGCGCAAGGGCGCCATCTTCGCCGGCAGCGGCACGCTGGGGCTGATCCCCGGCTCGATGGCCACCGGCTCCTATGTGGTGCGGGGCCTGGGCAACGCCACCGGCCTGTGCTCCGCCTCGCATGGTGCGGGACGACGCATGTCGCGCCGTGCGGCCCGTCGCACCTTCACCGTGGACGACCTCGCCGCGCAAACGGCCGGCGTCGAGTCGCGCAAGGACGAGGGCGTGCTCGACGAGATCCCCGGCGCCTACAAGGACATCGACGCGGTGATCCACGACCAGACCACCGGGCCGAGCCCGCTCGTGGAGGTGGTGGCGAGGCTGCGCACGCTGCTGTGTGTCAAGGGCTGA
- a CDS encoding S-layer homology domain-containing protein, with protein MVERDTGLQKGGCATKFSTGTEALTSAGFTTDNPTFVGKIDGYPATAPVDDPGRYSYWTYWHGVSADPTATTQTYPWTFSEVGLGDYHPRAGSVEGWRFAVNLGSTDKVPAPSFVLSYTNGASPSPTPTPSPTPSPTPTPSPTPSATPTPTPTPSPRPSATPTPTPTPTPTPVACTMSYPDVPSSMAFSDDICWLTQHKIATGWPDGTFRPVTPLNRDAMVAFLYRMAGSPAFTPTRQTFTDVDAGNMFFKQIEWAASNGIVTGWPDGTFRPTQPITRDAIAALIYRQAGSPAVTLPDRPSFNDVSPTTMFYREIEWMQAKGIANGWADGSYRPLNDTNRDAIAAFLHRATDQGVLALH; from the coding sequence GTGGTGGAACGCGACACAGGCCTTCAGAAGGGCGGCTGCGCCACGAAGTTCTCCACCGGCACCGAGGCGCTGACGAGCGCAGGCTTCACCACTGACAATCCGACCTTCGTCGGAAAGATCGACGGCTACCCGGCAACGGCCCCCGTCGATGACCCCGGGCGCTACTCCTACTGGACCTACTGGCACGGCGTCTCCGCCGACCCGACGGCGACCACCCAGACCTACCCGTGGACCTTTTCCGAAGTGGGCCTCGGCGACTACCACCCGCGTGCCGGATCAGTGGAGGGCTGGCGCTTCGCAGTGAACCTGGGCAGTACCGACAAGGTGCCTGCCCCGAGCTTCGTGCTGAGCTACACCAACGGCGCGTCCCCGAGCCCGACGCCCACGCCGAGCCCGACGCCTTCCCCCACTCCCACGCCGAGCCCGACGCCCAGCGCGACCCCAACCCCGACACCCACGCCAAGCCCGAGGCCCAGCGCGACCCCGACGCCCACACCAACCCCGACGCCCACCCCCGTGGCGTGCACCATGTCCTACCCCGATGTGCCGTCCTCAATGGCCTTTTCGGACGACATCTGCTGGCTGACACAGCACAAGATCGCCACGGGCTGGCCCGACGGCACCTTCCGTCCGGTCACGCCGCTCAACCGTGACGCCATGGTGGCGTTCCTCTACCGGATGGCCGGCTCCCCGGCGTTCACGCCCACCCGGCAGACCTTCACCGACGTCGACGCGGGCAACATGTTCTTCAAGCAGATCGAGTGGGCCGCGTCCAATGGCATCGTCACGGGCTGGCCCGACGGCACCTTCCGTCCCACCCAGCCCATCACCCGCGACGCGATTGCCGCGCTGATCTATCGCCAGGCGGGAAGCCCCGCCGTGACACTGCCCGACCGCCCGTCATTCAATGACGTCTCGCCGACCACGATGTTCTACCGCGAGATCGAATGGATGCAGGCCAAGGGCATCGCCAACGGTTGGGCCGACGGCAGCTACCGTCCGCTCAACGATACGAACCGTGACGCGATCGCCGCCTTCCTGCACCGTGCGACCGATCAGGGGGTGCTGGCCCTGCACTGA
- a CDS encoding DNA-3-methyladenine glycosylase I has translation MTETPHSPSSHADPASNPELVRGEDGRVRPRWAATDPLLRDYYDHEWGVPIRTERGLYERLSLEAFQSGLSWATILRKRPAFRAAFADFEPDAVAAFGDDDVRRLLADAGIVRNERKIHAAITNARATVSLRSDGGLVQLVWGFQPAPGPPPQSYAEVPAKVPASEQLAKALKKAGFVFVGPTTMYALMQAIGMVDDHLVGESGPLAG, from the coding sequence ATGACCGAGACACCCCACAGCCCCTCGTCGCACGCCGATCCCGCGTCCAACCCCGAGCTGGTGCGCGGCGAGGACGGTCGCGTGCGTCCCCGCTGGGCTGCCACGGATCCGCTGCTGCGCGACTACTACGACCACGAGTGGGGCGTGCCGATCCGCACCGAGCGTGGACTGTACGAGCGGCTGAGCCTGGAGGCCTTCCAATCCGGATTGAGCTGGGCGACGATCCTGCGCAAGCGTCCGGCCTTCCGTGCCGCATTCGCTGATTTCGAGCCCGACGCGGTGGCCGCGTTCGGCGACGACGATGTGCGCCGACTGCTTGCCGACGCCGGCATCGTGCGCAATGAACGCAAGATCCACGCCGCCATCACCAATGCGCGCGCCACGGTGTCGCTGCGCTCCGACGGTGGCCTGGTGCAGCTGGTCTGGGGCTTCCAGCCGGCGCCGGGCCCGCCTCCGCAGTCGTATGCCGAGGTGCCCGCGAAGGTCCCCGCATCGGAGCAGCTCGCCAAGGCCCTGAAGAAGGCGGGCTTCGTCTTCGTGGGACCCACCACGATGTACGCGCTGATGCAGGCGATCGGGATGGTGGACGATCACCTGGTGGGCGAATCGGGACCACTGGCCGGCTGA